Genomic window (Gadus morhua chromosome 3, gadMor3.0, whole genome shotgun sequence):
TTTACCTGGGGATCCACTGGGGCCACTCCTCAGGGAGGACTCTTCTGTCCTGCTCTCGATCAAtctttcagaaacatcaaaaataattacaataagGTGTACAGGTAATTTTCCTAAAGGTTTTATAATGCATGCTATATAGTGTTTAACAAACACACTATAAGCTAAAGTATAATATTAGTGAAAGTGTCTCTGGGTAGCAAATACAAATATGCCATACTTTAATGTACTGAAAAAACGAACTGATACGTTTTACAATGCACTTTCAACCTGACTGTATATGAATAGACAAACTTTAAGCCAATTGTAAATAAGATAACCTCATACCAAGCTGTACTATATGTGAGTCTCTATACTGTATACCTGGAGGTCCATTTAAGTTGCTGCTCTCTGGGGGCGCCTCATCCTCGCTCTCTGCCTGTTTTTTCTCCATCTCACCCTCATTCTTTGCCTTAGCTGACTTCTTTCCACTTGCCCTGAAGAAGGACGCTATGTCtgccttcttcctcttcattattTTTCCCTCTTTAATGACACTTATCCAAAATGCAGCATAAATACTGTATATACCTGACACAATCATAACACGTTCTGGCAACAATAGCAGTTAACAGCAAATAACTTGATCGAAAGTCGATCCGAAGTTGCAAAAACAAATACGTGTAGAGACTAGAGAGATTATATTAAAACACTGTACACAATCTCGCAACGTAGTTATCAAATACAGCATAGCATATAGCAATTTTAACAGTTTACTATGTTCTCCTCCGATCTACCTTGCTTCTAAACTTTGCAAAATAGATAGTCATGGGTGGGATAGTCAGTTATTagaagacaaaaacaacatccaTTATGATATCATACCTTTCTGTTTTGGGTTTCTTCACTTAGCCGCAGGTGCCGGTCGAAGCGTCAGGTGATAACAGGCATTCAGGGCATGCTTGAGCCGTTTAATTCAAATACAGGACGTGTGCGCGCTGCGCGCGGCTAAAGGGTCCGGCAGTGTACTAGCGGTGCGAGAAAGGTTCCGCATTTTTCCACAGCCGTCAAAACTTTTGACCGCTGTGATCCGGTGCTTGGGGTGGCCAATGGGGTGGCCGAGACTCTACGGGGGGTGGCCGTGGCCACCCCCGGCCACCCCCTGGCTCCGCCACTGCGCAGGGGGCCGCGGGGGACACACACTGCCATGATGTCAtcatgagaggagagagagagacacgcagagagagagagacagagagatggcaCAGAAGGGAGGTATAGAGAAGGGAAGCAGTTTCTTATAAACTAACAAGAATTCATTTTTGAGTAATTCAGTTGATATTGATCACAAATAAATGGTTTTACTTTGATGCGGAGATGTGAATGAAAGACATGTCTAAATCCAGAGTCAACGAGTCATCTTTATTGAAGAATTCATTGcataaataaatgttatactTTAAAGAATTCACTATGTATATAAATTATgcttttttaattattcatttcatATATAAATGTTATACTTTAGTCAGGAATTCATTACATATATAAATTGTATACTTTATTAAATTATTCGTTATAAGTATGATAATTGTATAATATTGTACTTGatcatattataatattatttaacGCAGCATTTGAATCCCTTTCTCCACATAGAACCCTAGAATCAGGATATTAGAATAAAATCTGAAGGCCTTGGTGGTTATTACAAATAGCCAACCTTCGTTTTTAAGACCTCAAAGACATTATAGAGGGTGGATTCAGCTGATTAATACGCTGAATAATAGGATTAGATCAATACAATTCCCTTATGAGACCCAGTATCTTCACCATCCCTAATACAATGACGTCCCGTCCTGTGCATTAGAGAGATACCCataacatcacttcctgttgctCAACAGGTAGAAAGAGATGGTGATGATAACGACCAGCGCTTTGTTCTCTGGAAGCTGTCATGCCTCAGTGGCCCATGAGCGCCACCACCCTGAGAGCTGCCCTGAGGCGGTGCAGTCCTCCGTCAGGTCCTCACTGTCAGGAGCACAGCGGCTCCACCAGCACCCGGACGTCCGCCGTGCGTCCAAACCTCAAAGGACTCCGGGGGTCCGGGATCTAGAGGGCCTTCTCCTGCACCGAACACCACCTCCAGGCAGCCGTCGGTACTCTCCCGCCCgcacgccccctcccccctctcgttACTGGGGCTGCACCAGCGTGTTTCCTTTTGTCTTTaggtctctttctttctttctttctttctttctttctttctctctctctctctctctctctctctctctctctctctctctctctctctctctctctctctctctctctctctctctctctctctctctctctctctccctctctctctcagggatgGGTGAGAGTAACTGTGCGTGGAACAGGAAGTCCGTCCTCCACAGAGACTCcatgctggcggcggcggctatCTACCAAGGTGAGCACAGGACCACTAGAGTCCTCCTCTGGTCAGCCCCAGACCAGGAGGATCCTACCTGGTCTGGGACGAGTCCAGGGGAGTATCAGAGgcagtattatgggatggaatCCTGTTAGGTCTGGTGTGAGCTGTAGGTCTATTTTAAGAAGAGGAAGTGACTGTTTCCGCGGTAGACGAGGTGCAGAATGTGTCCACTTCCTGTTTGgtgtcttctctccctctgataTTACCCTCCTCACCGACACTGTTTTTAGACTCTAACTTTAAATGTTGATCTGGTTGGACCCGTCCCCAGAGATGTACGGCCACCCAGACGGCGGCGTCCCCGCCACCTTCCACGTCCTCTACATGATTGGCTGGAAGCCTCACGAGTCCCAGGTAAACAGGATGTGACCTCAGGACAGTGTTGTGCGTGGTGTTCGGTCTGCGTTAACAGCGTGTTTCCTTTTGTCTTCAGGCCCGGCCGGCCAAGCGAGGGTCCGCTACGGTGTCGTTCAGCGACCTGACCCAGGTGGGCCGCACCGTCACCAAGGAGACGCTGTAGAGACGCCGGACCCCGGCCAGAACATTCTATTCATGTTATAATAACGTACATAGTGTGGGATTTAAGGTGTTGGCCTTTTTAAAGATGAACTGCAATAAACAAGCTTTGAGAGTGAAAAAAATAGTGTTTTTATTATAGAATGAGATATTTAAATTCTGAATCGTGCTTATAACACATGCCTCCTCCTGTTTGTGTATATTGTTGACATGATGTAGATGTTTATAGATATATGATATACTTTCAtaataaaaaagcttttttctGCTCAAAAGCAGAAGAAGCGTGATGCTCAGGGTTAAGACGCGCCCTTGTAGGCTAAGTTCCTCAAACATTGAGGTTGATGTCATTGATTGCTGCGTTGCACAAGATGAAGGTCTACGGCTTGATAGCAGTGGCTGCGTGGCTCGTTCAGGCTCTGCAAGGTAAAGAACAGCAGCACTACTCTGAAACATAACAAATCAGTAATGATCACTAGTGATAGGTTAATCACTTTAATTTGTGCTTAAAGTCATGTCTAGGAATCGGTAACCAATAAGTAATCAAAGGGGCTATGTTTAGAGAAGGTATGGGTGGGACAATAGAgagacagttcattaaggagcaggtagcgtTTAGACaatatacagagacaggtcattaaggagcagctaggggttagacagtacagagacgggtcattaaggagcaggatgGCTCCATTCAGTCTAGAttgacgcctcgtgcccactgcctccgtccgttgactgatccccattgactttgaatggggacggacgctcaatgcattgtggatccgtgcgctaaaggctccgtcaaaaagttgaaaaatgttcaactttttcggcagcgacggatccgtcatccaatcagatcacgtatgcaaatatAAGCACTGTGActctactcgggctctgacgaccctggaaacctcccccatcAGTAAGCCACGTCTTctgagtcctttgactgacgtgcagtgggcatgaggcgtgACACACGCATACGTCACAGTTCGTCAGCCGAAAGAAAGCAAGTGATCATCATATGCAAATGTATGTGAAACATTGTTGTACCGCGGGCCTACTTTTCTTTGGTTGTCCAATTCCAAGACCTTGTTATCCTCTTATTAAAGGAATACACAAGATATCTGTAAATTGCCGTCTGCTCGTCTTACCCAGATTCAGTCAAGTCCAAATTCAAATTCATTGTGTGAGTTTGCAGGGTTAGCATTTCCTTTCACTTTGACGCTTTCATGGACATGTAGAGTTAGATGCTGTTCATGTGAGGGGAATTCACTTTTAATACCTTTCCTAAGATTCCCAATATTTTGAGAATGGTCGCTTATTTAAAATGAGTGCCAGTAACAGTTGAGCATTTGGAATCTAGATACTGGAAATGAAGGAGATGTGAACCTAGCCGTGTCTCCGGTGTCCACAGGGTCCCCTCTCGAGGTGCACGTGTCTGAAGGGAAGACGGTGGAGCTCAAGTGTCTTCGCGTCTCTGCACTCCCAGTCGGGTGGCAAAAATACCAGGGAGGAAGCCTGatccccctgctggaccacaacGAGGACGGACACTTCAGCCTGGCCGCGGACAACCGCTCTCTGACGGTGCAGCGGGCGCGAAAAGAGCACAGCGGCCTGTACTACTGCCAGAGTAGGAAGTTAGCGTACCTCACGGTGGATCCCCCGCTTAAGGAGGATCAACCAGGAGCCTCGGAGGAAAATGAGGCGGAGGATACGAACACATCGGTACTGGGATCGGCTCACTACTGGGGGATCCgggtgggcgtggccgtggCAGTAGGCGTGGCGGTGGGCGTGGTACTGGGAGCTACCCTGGTCCTTCTGATTCAAAGGAAGAACCGTTCCACGACAACGCTTCAGAACCACAGGAGCGACCCTACACCCGACCCCGTCGTGACCTCTGCCCCGACCTCTGACGGGGTGTATGACGAGGTCCCGGACCAAGACGACGTCCTGTGACGGGAATCAGGCGGTGGAAACGTTTATCAGCTGGCCTATGCCCCGCCCCACGGTAACCAGCTCTACGCCGCTGTTGATAAACCCAGGAGCGCTAGCCCGCAGCGCTAGGAAACTACGCTACCCTCTGCTGCTCTCTATTGGAGAGaattctgaccaatcacatcCCTCCTGTGGGGAAAATTATCTGCTGTAATGTTTCAGATATCTGGTATTTCGTGTGGGTGATTATGAGGGTCTTTCATCCATTAATAtaattttctgaataaaatgttattttaaatcAATCAAGGAGACACTTGCTGGAATGATTCCATGTTCTATAACAGTAAAAAATATCACACCACTTGTGGTGACCTGGGTTGCTACGGTAACCAACTTACATGTTGCTGCGGTAACCAACTTATATTTTGCTACGGTAACCGACTGATATGTTGCTGGGGTAACCAACTAATATTTTGCTACGGTACCCTACAAATATATTTCTGCAGCAACCAACTAAGATGTTGCTACGGAAACCAACTGACATGTTGCTAGGGTAACCAACTCATatgttgccatggtaaccaaCATTAAAAGAGGAGATAGAAGCGGTTCCGTTAGTCAGCGTTCAGAGCACACTCCATTTAATGACATTCAATGTCAACAGTTTGAACAATTCATATACAAAACTGTACACATTAATATTCCTATTTACATATCTTAGATACATACCGGGGCCTTCGACGTGATTAGGAACAATTTAAAAGCACGCGTTGGCATTTTGAAACAAGAAGAAACATTTATACTGACATAAGATTATCAAGATTCCCTCAACCCGATTGGCTAGAACCGAAGCTAAAATAGAACAACGTTGATCTGC
Coding sequences:
- the LOC115540042 gene encoding arginine-hydroxylase NDUFAF5, mitochondrial isoform X2; this translates as MVMITTSALFSGSCHASVAHERHHPESCPEAVQSSVRSSLSGAQRLHQHPDVRRASKPQRTPGVRDLEGLLLHRTPPPGSRMGESNCAWNRKSVLHRDSMLAAAAIYQEMYGHPDGGVPATFHVLYMIGWKPHESQARPAKRGSATVSFSDLTQVGRTVTKETL
- the LOC115540042 gene encoding arginine-hydroxylase NDUFAF5, mitochondrial isoform X3, whose protein sequence is MGESNCAWNRKSVLHRDSMLAAAAIYQEMYGHPDGGVPATFHVLYMIGWKPHESQARPAKRGSATVSFSDLTQVGRTVTKETL
- the LOC115540042 gene encoding uncharacterized protein LOC115540042 isoform X1 gives rise to the protein MSLIAALHKMKVYGLIAVAAWLVQALQGSPLEVHVSEGKTVELKCLRVSALPVGWQKYQGGSLIPLLDHNEDGHFSLAADNRSLTVQRARKEHSGLYYCQSRKLAYLTVDPPLKEDQPGASEENEAEDTNTSVLGSAHYWGIRVGVAVAVGVAVGVVLGATLVLLIQRKNRSTTTLQNHRSDPTPDPVVTSAPTSDGVYDEVPDQDDVL